Sequence from the Mycobacterium florentinum genome:
CGAAACGCCGTAGGCCAGCCGGGTGCGGTCGCCCGACAGGGCCGCGCCCGACGACATGTTGACGATGGAACCACCACCACCGCTTCGCATTTCAGGTACGACGTATTTGCACATCAGCAGCTGACTGCCGAGGTTGACTTCCATGGACCGCTGCCATACGTCGAGCGACATCTCCGAGACCGTGGTGTCGCGCGACAGGAAGCTGCTGGCGGTCAGCGCCGCGTTGTTGTGCAGCACGTCGATTCGGCCGAACTCCGCCACGGTGGCTTGCACGTTGGACCGCGCCACGTCCTCCTGCGCGAGATCGCCGCCGAGGGCGATCGCTTGGGCCCCGGATCGCCGAATCTCGTCGGCGACTTCGTTCGCTTTTGTCTCGTCGATATCGACGACGGCTACGGCCGCGCCCTCACGCGCCAATTCGCGTGCCGTCGCCGCGCCAATCCCGCCGGCGCCCCCGGTAACGATCGCGACTTTTCCGGCAAGTATGGACATTGCGTTCTCCTTTTCAGCGACGCATAAAAAAGATAGCCTGAATTAATGCCGCGTATTGCACCAATCCCGATGGAAGAGCTCAGCGCGCACTCGCGCGAGATCGTCGACGCCGGCGTGGCCGCCGGGCTCTACGCGACGCCGGTGCCGTTGCAGATCTTCGCCTATCGCAGTGCCCAGCTCGAACAGGTCAACATGGCCAGGACTCACCTGGGTGCCGGCACGCTGCTCGGCGGCCGGATTCTGGAGTTGCTGCGCATCCGCAGCGCGCAGCTCGGTGAGTGCGAACCGTGCAGCCAGTCGCGCAAGCATGATTCGATCACCGACGACGACGTCGCGTGCCTGCTCGCGCCCGGCCACGGCGACCTCACCCCGCAGGAGCAGATGGCCGTCGAGTTCCTCGATCTGCTCTCGGCCGACCATCACGCGATGGACGACGAGTTCTACCAGCGGCTGGGTGAGCATTTCACCGCCGCGCAGATCATCGAGCTCGGTTTCACCTGTGCGGGTGTGATGGGGCTGCACCGCTTCATCCACACCCTCAACGTGTACGGCGACTCGGCGCCCGTCATCGAATACGACCGGGATCAGGTCGACAGCGCTAAGCCGGTGTGAGGATGGCAAGCCCCTCGGCGCGCTGATACCGCGGGGCTTTCGACAACAGGAACACGTAGAGCACATCGAGAACCAGAATCTCGACGTAGATCACCAGCCAGACAACGTTTCCCGGGGCGTAGAGGTACTGGGAGATGGAAGCCGTCACGGTGCCCAGTAGCTTGCCCCAGGCTATCCACATGCTTTGGCCGCGCCGGTCACCGCGACGCATGAGCATGCTCAGGAACAGTGCCGACATGATCAGGTTGTCGACGTAAGCCGTGTAGACCGAACCGTTTTCGCGCCCGAACACCGACACGATGGCGACCATCATCGGCGTCACCATCGCAAAGGCGAAGACGAACATGGGCCAGAAGTAAGACTGGGGCAGGTTTTTCGGGTAGTCGGAGCGCCAGTACTTCACGAAGACCGCGAGAATGGCGATATCGGCGGCGAACCAGATCGCGTTGATGACCTCCTGCAACATCCCGCCGACCGACGGGTAGATGAACGTGAACAGGAACTCCCAGGTGATGTTCATTGCCAACGCGAGAAAGGGCATCGCGTAGCTGCGGTCGAGCAGGCCCTGCCGTATCACGCACGCGTAGGTGAGGATCCAGAAGATCCCGCTGGCAAGCCCGAACATGTCGATCAGGGACACAGGAGACCTCATTCCGCCGTAGCTAGATACAGACTAGTAGTCTGTATCTTGTGGCGTGGCCGAATGGACGGAGCGGTCATGAAGACCGGAGCCCCGGCGGGTGACGAGACGAACCCAGGCAGATCGCCGCGCCGCGACCCGCACGGCGATCCTCGCGGCCGCCCGCGAGTTGTTCACCGAGCACGGCTATCAGGGCTGCAGCGTCGACACGATCCTGGCTCGCGCCGAATCCAGCAAAGGGGCCTTCTACCACCACTTCTCGGACAAGGCGGCGGTCCTCGAGGCGCTGCTCACCGACTTCGAGGAGGAGGGCGTTCGCCGGGCCAGAGAATGGAGTACCGGGATATCGTCCCCGCTGGAGATCATGCGGGTGTCGGCGCGCAACCTGTTGGATTGGTGCACGGATCCCTACATCCGGCAGGTCGTGCTGACCGACGCGCTGTCGGTGCTCGGCTTCACGCGGTGGCATCAGATTGACGACCGCTACACGCTCGACGTCCTGGATCATCTGCTGCAGCGCGGCGTCGCCGCAAAAGAGGTGCGACCGCTGCCCTCGACCCGCATGACCGCGCGGCTGATCATCGCCGCAACAAACGAGGCGGCACTGTTCGTCGCGAATGCGGTCGATGTCGAGGCCGCCCGCGCGGAGGCACTTGCTTCCATCGACTTCATGATCATGTCGATCGCGGCCCCGGGCCCAGCCGGTAGGCGCTCGGTGTGAGACCGCTAAATCGCTTGAACGCGTTGGTATGTCTACGCGTTCCTGTCGAGCGCCC
This genomic interval carries:
- a CDS encoding SDR family NAD(P)-dependent oxidoreductase; the encoded protein is MSILAGKVAIVTGGAGGIGAATARELAREGAAVAVVDIDETKANEVADEIRRSGAQAIALGGDLAQEDVARSNVQATVAEFGRIDVLHNNAALTASSFLSRDTTVSEMSLDVWQRSMEVNLGSQLLMCKYVVPEMRSGGGGSIVNMSSGAALSGDRTRLAYGVSKAGVHALTMYVATSEGKQGVRANTVVPGLILTDAVRAHLSADIVDGLSRATLTPYVGQPQDVAELVVFLASERSRYITGQMISIDGGMSAHVSMNTGD
- a CDS encoding carboxymuconolactone decarboxylase family protein translates to MPRIAPIPMEELSAHSREIVDAGVAAGLYATPVPLQIFAYRSAQLEQVNMARTHLGAGTLLGGRILELLRIRSAQLGECEPCSQSRKHDSITDDDVACLLAPGHGDLTPQEQMAVEFLDLLSADHHAMDDEFYQRLGEHFTAAQIIELGFTCAGVMGLHRFIHTLNVYGDSAPVIEYDRDQVDSAKPV
- a CDS encoding transmembrane-type terpene cyclase, with the translated sequence MSLIDMFGLASGIFWILTYACVIRQGLLDRSYAMPFLALAMNITWEFLFTFIYPSVGGMLQEVINAIWFAADIAILAVFVKYWRSDYPKNLPQSYFWPMFVFAFAMVTPMMVAIVSVFGRENGSVYTAYVDNLIMSALFLSMLMRRGDRRGQSMWIAWGKLLGTVTASISQYLYAPGNVVWLVIYVEILVLDVLYVFLLSKAPRYQRAEGLAILTPA
- a CDS encoding TetR/AcrR family transcriptional regulator, which gives rise to MTRRTQADRRAATRTAILAAARELFTEHGYQGCSVDTILARAESSKGAFYHHFSDKAAVLEALLTDFEEEGVRRAREWSTGISSPLEIMRVSARNLLDWCTDPYIRQVVLTDALSVLGFTRWHQIDDRYTLDVLDHLLQRGVAAKEVRPLPSTRMTARLIIAATNEAALFVANAVDVEAARAEALASIDFMIMSIAAPGPAGRRSV